A portion of the Thalassotalea sp. LPB0316 genome contains these proteins:
- a CDS encoding LysR family transcriptional regulator — translation MKIELLTTFLEVSQTLHFRVAAENLFITQAAVSSRIKLLEDELGVLLFDRTHKRLKLTAEGHRLVKHANEMLIMWQKLKQDVGVSEANSSQLFVGSMMSIWDIVLHDWLQKIHRNLDDVHLHIHNYSPIELRKQVLSRLIDIAFVFEPPHVEDIVAEKVSTVPLQLVSTEQNAELSNLENMIQVDYGEAVNSQFIRDFSEYEVVRHTMSQPRIALNFILEAGGTAYLPKQMCFEHLRKNKLFEVEEAPIYSREIHAIYLAKSNKVELIKDSLLLFPYVRA, via the coding sequence ATGAAAATCGAATTATTGACCACTTTTTTAGAAGTTAGCCAAACCTTGCACTTTCGGGTGGCAGCAGAAAACCTTTTTATCACTCAAGCTGCCGTTAGTAGCCGCATAAAACTATTAGAAGATGAATTGGGGGTATTACTGTTTGACCGCACACATAAGCGTTTAAAGTTAACCGCCGAAGGCCATCGCTTAGTTAAACACGCCAATGAAATGCTGATCATGTGGCAAAAACTCAAGCAAGATGTCGGGGTGAGCGAAGCTAACTCGAGCCAATTGTTTGTTGGTTCAATGATGTCGATATGGGATATCGTACTGCACGATTGGCTGCAAAAAATTCACCGTAACCTAGACGATGTTCACTTACATATTCACAACTACTCCCCTATTGAATTGCGCAAACAAGTCTTATCACGACTGATCGACATTGCCTTTGTCTTTGAACCACCACACGTGGAAGACATCGTTGCCGAAAAGGTATCAACCGTGCCTTTACAGCTAGTTTCCACCGAGCAAAACGCCGAACTTAGCAACTTAGAAAATATGATCCAAGTAGATTACGGCGAAGCCGTAAATAGCCAATTTATCCGTGATTTTAGTGAGTATGAAGTCGTGCGACACACGATGAGCCAACCGCGCATAGCGCTTAACTTTATTCTAGAAGCGGGTGGTACGGCTTACCTACCGAAACAAATGTGTTTCGAGCACTTAAGAAAAAACAAGCTTTTTGAAGTTGAAGAGGCGCCAATCTATAGCCGTGAAATACACGCTATCTATTTAGCAAAAAGTAATAAAGTAGAACTAATTAAAGATTCGCTGTTACTTTTCCCTTATGTACGGGCATAA